A single window of Syngnathus acus chromosome 23, fSynAcu1.2, whole genome shotgun sequence DNA harbors:
- the LOC119117512 gene encoding serine-threonine kinase receptor-associated protein — protein MAMRQTPLTCSGHTRPVVDLAFSGITPYGYFLISACKDGKPMMRQGDTGDWIGTFLGHKGAVWGATLNTDATKAATAAADFSAKVWDAVSGDEVLTLAHKHIVKTVTFTQDSNCLLTGGNDKLLRIYDLSSPEAAPQEIAGHTSPIKKALWCNDDKQILSAAEDKTIRLWDRTSMEVVKTLTFDTSVSSMEYVVDGEILVITYGKTIAFYNALSLDLIKSVDAPATINSASLHPDKDFFVAGGEDFKLYKFDYSTKEELESYKGHFGPVHCVRFSPDGELYASGSEDGTLRLWQTAVGKTYGLWKCVLPEELAAENSEQIYTSPPEIKA, from the exons ATGGCGATGAGACAGACACCGCTCACTTGTTCCGGTCATACTAGGCCTGTGGTGGATTTGGCCTTCAGTGGAATCACTCCTTATGGCTACTTTCTCATCAGCGCCTGCAAAG ATGGCAAGCCCATGATGCGCCAGGGAGACACAGGAGACTGGATTGGAACGTTTCTGGGTCACAAAGGTGCTGTTTGGGGAGCCACTCTGAACACCGACGCCACCAAGGCAGCCACTGCTGCGGCCGACTTCTCAGC GAAAGTGTGGGATGCAGTCAGTGGTGATGAAGTCCTCACGTTGGCTCACAAACATATTGTCAAGACCGTTACCTTTACTCAG GATAGTAACTGTCTATTGACTGGAGGAAATGATAAGCTCCTGCGGATCTACGATCTCAGTAGCCCAGAAGCAG CACCACAGGAAATCGCCGGTCATACCTCGCCAATCAAGAAGGCCCTGTGGTGTAATGACGACAAACAAATTCTGTCAGCAGCAGAGGATAAAACCATACG ATTGTGGGACAGGACCTCAATGGAGGTGGTAAAGACGCTGACGTTTGATACGTCGGTGAGCAGCATGGAGTATGTGGTCGACGGTGAAATTCTCGTGATCACATACGGAAAGACGATCGCTTTCTACAATGCTCTCAG CCTTGACCTGATCAAGTCTGTAGATGCCCCAGCTACCATCAACTCTGCGTCCCTCCACCCAGACAAGGACTTTTTTGTTGCCGGTGGAGAGGACTTCAAGCTTTATAAATTTGACTACAGCACCAAGGAAGAGCTGG AATCTTATAAAGGTCATTTTGGTCCTGTGCACTGTGTCCGCTTCAGTCCGGACGGCGAGCTGTACGCCAGCGGCTCTGAAGATGGCACACTTCGTCTGTGGCAAACAGCAGTGGGGAAAACCTATGGCCTCTGGAAATGTGTTCTTCCTG AGGAACTTGCGGCAGAGAACTCGGAGCAGATATACACTTCACCGCCTGAAATTAAAGCCTAA